One genomic region from Siniperca chuatsi isolate FFG_IHB_CAS linkage group LG18, ASM2008510v1, whole genome shotgun sequence encodes:
- the thnsl2 gene encoding threonine synthase-like 2 codes for MQYCSTRGGVHGWDFRDVLFSGYAPDGGMFMPESVPVLSPDTLRGWRRLPYTKLVVEVASLFIPTHLIPREDLEVLVGEALSGFSVPEVVRLTRLKEGLSVLELFHGDTLAFKDLAMTCTVRFLDYFLQKENHRATVVVGTSGDTGGSAIQSTKGLCGLDVVVVYPRGRVTPVQEKHMITCLEDNVHVFAADGSSDDIDQPLRRLFADQEFVRSHGLMSLNSVNWSRVMIQLAHFIYAYLELSDMEQAKADSDLPELEVVVPTGGAGNIAAGYIVKQMGLPLKLVAMVNSNDIVHRTVTIGDFSMAANVTQTLAPAIDIQDPYNMERVFWLLLGRDGALVKNMMEEFQQSRRQSLPENHRKLLSQVLSTGTVTDEGILDTMRRCWEENQYVLCPHTAVAVWHHYHCPHSPGLNRCYIATASPAKFQAAVQRAGLTFDLPEAVLALDKLATRYQNLERSLNWCRDWEDRLREKIQSVSSVRKNRGTHYSRL; via the exons atgcagtactgcagtactcgGGGTGGGGTCCACGGATGGGACTTCCGGGATGTGCTGTTTTCAGGTTACGCTCCAGACGGGGGGATGTTCATGCCGGAGAGCGTGCCTGTGCTGAGCCCAGACACCCTTAGGGGCTGGAGGAGGCTGCCCTACACCAAACTGGTGGTGGAGGTCGCATCACTGTTCATCCCCACTCATCTGATCCCCAGAGAGGACCTGGAGG TCCTAGTGGGTGAAGCCCTGTCTGGTTTCTCAGTGCCTGAGGTGGTGAGACTCACCCGGCTGAAGGAGGGTCTGTCAGTCCTGGAGCTCTTCCATGGAGACACCTTGGCCTTTAAGGACCTGGCTATGACCTGCACGGTGCGCTTCCTTGACTACTTCCTGCAAAAAGAGAACCACAGAGCTACTGTTGTTGTAG GTACATCAGGAGACACAGGTGGCTCGGCCATCCAGAGCACTAAAGGTCTCTGTGGGTTGGATGTGGTAGTGGTTTACCCCCGAGGACGCGTCACTCCAGTCCAAGAGAAACACATGATCACCTGCTTGGAGGATAATGTCCATGTGTTTGCAG CGGACGGCAGCTCAGATGACATAGACCAGCCTCTGCGCCGTCTGTTTGCCGACCAGGAGTTTGTCAGGTCTCATGGCCTCATGAGCCTCAACTCAGTTAACTGGTCTAGAGTCATGATCCAGCTCGCCCACTTTATCTATGCTTACCTGGAGCTCAGTGATATGGAGCAGGCCAAGGCTGACTCAGACCTGCCTGAGCTGGAGGTGGTGGTGCCTACTGGAGGGGCGGGAAACATTGCAG CTGGCTACATTGTAAAGCAGATGGGATTGCCCCTGAAGCTGGTGGCCATGGTGAATTCTAATGACATAGTGCACAGGACGGTAACCATTGGTGACTTTTCCATGGCAGCTAATGTCACACAAACTTTGGCCCCTGCCATAGACATCCAG GACCCCTACAACATGGAGCGTGTGTTCTGGCTGCTGCTGGGCAGAGACGGAGCTTTAGTGAAGAACATGATGGAGGAGTTTCAACAATCACGTAGACAATCTCTGCCTGAGAACCACCGCAAACTG TTGTCACAAGTTTTATCAACTGGAACAGTGACTGATGAAGGGATCCTGGACACCATGAGGCGATGCTGGGAGGAAAACCAGTATGTGCTGTGTCCACACACAGCGGTGGCTGTATGGCATCACTACCACTGTCCTCACAGCCCCGGGCTCAACAG GTGTTACATTGCAACAGCATCTCCAGCCAAGTTTCAGGCAGCAGTGCAGAGGGCTggcctgacctttgacctaccTGAGGCGGTGCTGGCGTTGGACAAGTTGGCCACCCGTTACCAGAACCTGGAGCGGAGCCTGAACTGGTGCAGAGACTGGgaggacagactgagagagaaaatccAGTCTGTGAGTTCAGTCAGGAAAAACAGAGGGACTCACTACAGCAGATTATGA